A segment of the Mercurialis annua linkage group LG4, ddMerAnnu1.2, whole genome shotgun sequence genome:
tattaTGTAAAAGAGGTGGAAAGCTTCCTTTTCTATTAATGTGTTGTCTTGGCTTATATAGACACATGCTTTGTTGGTTTCTTTGTAAACTAGCAATGTGGGATAGAAATAACATTtctatatatgtttatatgGAGACTCACCTTGGCATTTATGCTTATCTATGCTAGGTAATCAGTGTTGCCCTTTAGTAAAATTAGTCTTTTAGGTGATTTGCGGTAACACCATCTATATTGTTATCAAATACGAAAAAAGGGAATTGGAAACAAAAGGCGAAACAATCAAAAACAacgtttaaattaactcaagtaaGGCGAAACGCCGAAAatcagagtttagattaactctaaaaCAAGGCGAAACGCCAAAAATAGAGTTTATATTAAATCTCAAATAAGGCGAAATGCCAACAACAAACAAAATTTGAATTAACTCTAAAATAAAAAGAGACGTCAAAAACAAGCAGAGTTTGGATTAACTCAGGAAAGtacaaaaaacattaaaatacaaagagtttagattaactcttgaaaaaaataaaagcatcacGAACTATAGATAAACAAGACGAAGTAGAGGCGAACCAATGAAACCAGATCCAAAcggaaaaaacaaaaataaaatacaccAAGCATTCGAAAAGAAATCAACATTAAAGGGAAAAAGGAATCGCATATTCAAAAGGTCACGAATTACAAATAAGCGCTAaggaaatacaacaaaacaaaaaaaagctaaattaaaagtttattttcctAGTGAGTGATCGTTCGCAATCTTGTCCAACAATCCCTGAGCTATGGCCTGAGGATCCAACCCATTCACACCAGACAAATCGATATATGGGTTCTGCTCCAAGAGTTTTCTCCCAATGGCGAGACGATACTCGCTGATCAAGGCGGAATAAAGGAGGCAAATATGAAGTTTCTCCACTTCGGCCCTCAACTTATTCCTTTCCTCCCCAACATAGGTATTAACCGTTATCAGCTCCTCGATCTCCCGAGTCAGATCAACGGTCTTCTTCTCGATAACCTTGACCTGGAGATCGTTAATTGTGTCCTGATCCTTCAGCCTCAAAAGGAGCAAATCATGCTCCTCCAATGAAGCTTTCAGCTTCGCTTTCTCTGATTCAGACGTCTCCAAGAGAGCTGCAAGACGTTCAGCTTCCTCCTCGGCACATTGCCGGCGATCGTTCAACGCCAACACGGCTTGAAGGGcctattacaaaaaaaataagataaataaatcAACGAAGAAAATCGGATAACTAAACCAAGTTCGACATAACTGAACGAGAAGTCATGAAAACACACAATATCCGACAGCTCATGATCAGGCTTGGAGGCGAACCAGGTAAAGTCCTCGGGAATCACCAAGCTTCTAATATACTCGGCGAGAACTCGGGGGTTTAGTAAACTCGCCGGATCGTGACCCTCAACCCACTTTGCCAATTTTGGAACGGAGGACGAACTACCGCAAGGGTTTTCCCCTGAGGGGGACCCCTCGTCAACCCGACGCCTCTTCTGAGAAGGCAGAGTAGCAGGATCAAAGCTCATAGAAACTTCCTCCGAATCCAATACGATTGCCTTATCAAGGTCTACTACCTCCACCTCTTCCGTTGGCATCACCAGAGCTAAGGGGGGAATAGGGATAGCAGCCTCGTCATCCAGGGGCTCGCCATCACCAGCTGTGATATCAGCTTCTTCTGCTACAACGGTTATCCCATCGCCTGTTAACAGGACCGCCCCAGCAGGAACTAAGGCAACTTGAGCTTCAGCCACAGGAATCAGATCATCATCATCTATTATTGGCGcgcccatcggaacgtccaaatctattTTGAAACCAGAAAACAGATCGTcaaaagaagaagacatcctacaaaaaagacggaaaaagaaaacaaagtcAGAAATAAATACCTCCAATATACTCATAGTGAAGATCTGCCAAACCTCATGAAGGATCTTCTAAAGAAAGCCATCGACATCAAACGTGACTATTCACCAAAACCTCTAAAATAGGACGCTGGAATATACTATGGAATGATAAATAAAAGGCAAGGATCGACTCATATAAGTTCAAATAAGATGGATAATTTGAAAGGCGATAAATGGAGAAACCATCCGGAAAATGGAGAAAGGCGAAATTGTGAGTAACTATAAAAAAACGTTTACGCCAACCGTTGTCTAAACAGGGCAAATAAATAGAGGAAAGACCCTTTCGGCCAATAGCAAAGACGAACTAGCTATCACATTTTCTTAACTCTACGAAATAATAAAAGACGTTAAGTGAAGGGGGTTGACCCCGAAACCTACACGCTTCGACAAAGGCAAGAAGGACTCTAATAGTCCCAGGATAAAGCTCTCATATGGCGATTCTTAAATTCCTACCCAACTCTATCAAAAAGGGTCTAAGGGAAACCGAAGACCAGCAGTAAGCCGTTCTTCGAAGATAATCGCTCTACAAGGCAAACCAGGAGACCCAAAAGCAGGTCTCACGTGACTAGGAAGCTTGACTCTATACTCAGGCGGAAAATTATACTTGAAGTAAATATCTCGAACTTCATCTTCGCTAAGGCAAGAATCGGTAATGGCCATTGAGGCATACTTCGTATTCGCCCTCCTGCCGACATTTTAAATGATGAAGTAGGAACAGGTATTACAAAAGACTGAAAAGGAAGAATATCAAAGAAGAGGAATTACCCATAaaatgaagaacaccaagaagaCCAAGAGGAAACTACCCAGAAAATGAAAAACGATGAAGGAAAAAACACGAAAGAACTACTTAGACAATGaagcaaatacaatcaaaaacTCTTACGTTAACTACAAAGATTACCTGGAAGTTGAAGCTTGAAGATTAAAAGAATGGGGCAAAATCAGTgttcaaaaataatatgataTTGAAGCAAGCAAAAATGGGAATAATACacaattgaaaagtttaagtaTGAGTTAGAGAGGACATGAACAGACACTTGACTTAATATAACAATACAATGAAGAATCAGCAAACGACACGTGACATAAAGATGAAAAAATAGGAATCTTGCTGAAGAAGCAAAAACGAATCGCCAGAACATGAAGCGACTCGCCTCCAAAAGAGTTAAAATTTACCaaggcataaataccaagacttcagctcacttgtggggggctaatgatggataccatATCCTACCTTAAATACTATGGAGCCGAGCCGCATGAAATCCACTCTTAGACAATACCAGGCTCCTGCCTAAAGGACTAAGCCAAACAAAATCGGTAGCCGGATCTATAAAATCTGCCTCGACTGGAATATAATATCATCAAGGATAATACTGAATCCCGAGGACTCGGATAAAACGCGTAAACCCTGGGATTCAGACAGATTACTAGATCTGCGAATATTCTCGAGTATCTTTCCTagttggatacaaactccaacttaagaAGATAAcctctaacttaggaagacgagactatttaggaagacgttcctaaataggactcatgtctgaataaaaAGAATGATACTCCTAATCAGAGTCAAACCCTACAAAATAGGATTCACATTCTTATTccaactctacaaggtatacaatcatctactataaaaagagtttgaggtatgcctaaacacacaactacatTCATATACTAAAAATAGTGCtcaaagcctaaactgactttagtatcggagagttaatcagacaaccaccgtccggttagctattacctgttttgcaggttacaTCACTGGCTCAGATGTCTACACCGGACTTCCTATTGGCCTCTCCTCCGCTTCCAACCTTGtgtagaaaaaaaattatgattaaatATCTATTACATAATAAGGGTAGAAAAATCAGATTAtctaatttatttcatttttagtttattttaaaactgATGAAGAAGATAGCCATTTCCCTGAATTTCTTACAGCTGTAATCGCTAATGATTTGAGTTAATACTATTGATCGATtttatcttcaaaaaaaaaaagataacctCAACgcaaaaaagatttaaaatataaaaaagataatgCAGGAAAATAacgaataaaaaaagaaatagcttaaaaaataactgatataaaatattttttgaaagataattaataaattataaaaaaagaatacTGTAATAAATTCTACAAAAGAAAACCCTACAAGATAGATTGCAATGCAAAGTGGAAGAATGAGTAATGCAAATGAAATGagattaaaaattttaaaattttgcaggCATGATTGAATTAGGGAATGGTGTGGGCAGATAAAATCTGAAAAGCTTTCCATAAATTTTTGATCACACCAAATTTAATGCAAACATCTAGTCGGTTTTTGGTGTCTCGGCTCTACCATTCGCAGTCTGTTCTAAAACCTTACTACTGCTGTTCTTCGTCAATTTCATACATTTTTGTGCAGCATCCCCACACCACAGCTCTCTATAGCTTCTTGCTGAACCCCACTTTGGCAAATCAGGCCGAGTCTCGTGGGTTTGTGACTCGCTGCCATTCTTCTTCCTATTATTATCACAATCATCACCGCTACTTAGCTCGTCGAAGTATCTTCTTCTGCTTTAACCTTTCTTTGCTATTTATTTTTCTCATTAATGGGTTTGTTTGTAACTATTGTTTTATACTGCTGCAGGTTTTTTCAGGAGGGCTAAACAAGTCAAGAACATTGAAATTCATGATCAGCACAGGTAAGGGATTATTACATTTTTACTTCATCTTTTGTAATTGAACCAAATCAACAGCTTTAGACTGGATCTCAAGTATTATAGTGTATGCTGTGCTTGTTAAGGACTAAATGTACCTTTTGCACTGAGCTAATAGTGTCCCTTTGATGCATATATGGTTGTCTGTATTGCAATATTTGACAGTCAAAGAGCAGTCACAACTGCATTGTGGTGCAACTTTCTCGTCTTCTCTCTTAAATTCGGGGTCTGGTGGACAACCTCTAGTCATGTCATGCTCGCTGAAGTCGTGCATTCCGTTGCTGATTTTGCTAACCAGGTATTCTACCTAGTCATgctaattattttgttaaattaatgtTTATACTTGCATACTCCTAAGTTTTGACttattaaactattaataaatGCAAGTAAACTAATTCGTGCTCACATTGTAGGCGCTCCTAGCTTATGGGTTGAGTAGCTCAAGGCGCGCTCCAGATGCTCTTCATCCGTCAGTTCCCGACCTTTGCTATATCTTTGTTTTTGCATTCAGTATATAACAATTTGAAAAGGCCAACctattttttaaatccaaatctttgcgtattttaaaaaagtttggatttaaaaaatagttgGGCCATTTTAAAATTACCCTTCCCTTTTATGTTGCAGTCATTCTTTCTATATTGTACAGGTACGGCTATTCCAAGGAGAGGTTTGTTTGGTCACTGATATCTGCTGTTGGTATCTTTTGTCTTGGTTGTGGAGCTACAATTGTTCATGGAGTTCAGAATTTGTGGACTGCACACGTAAGTAACCTGGTCAATTCCTAACCAAAAGTTAAAACGATAGATTTCGTAATACCGGCCTTCATTCTGTATTTTGCTTTTCATGATTTTTTCTCATTGGCATTGTCAAATTCACCAAGGTTTATTGACTTGCATGTTTTCTTTAGCCCCCTGGAAACATCCAATATGCAGCTCTGGTTATTGGTGGTTCATTTGTAATTGAAGGTATTAATGTTTTATCTGTTATTCATTCAATGATATCTCCAACCGTCATGTCTAGTTTGTAACTTCATCAGTTCCCATATATCTTTCTTGCAGGTGCTTCTCTTCTTGTTGCCATACAAGCTGTGAAGAAAGGTGCTGCTGCAGAGGGAATGACAGTGAGGGACTATGTTTGGCGTGGTCATGATCCCACATCTGTTGCGGTCATGACTGAGGTAATTTCGGCCTCCCTCTTCTCCTTTTTTACATAAATCTATTTATAATGGTTCCGCAATAATTTTAATGTGATGTATTCTTTGCAAGGGAGGAACTTTTTTCTGTATTAATGAAGTGTCTGGTAAAATCCTAGTTATCACTTCAGGTCAAAATAAACTTTTGACTAAGGAGCATTGCATCTAACTTTCCCTCCAGGTTATGGAGGGAAAAATTAATCGaggaaaaacaatttatttgcTATAATATTTGAATGATAGCATAACACTTGCAttagttttaattgttttagtgAAATTTTTCAGCTTGTGATTGTAATGGCCATCGCATGTTTCATTTCACTTGCGATTACCATATGATCTTCTATCTCACTCActaaataattgtaaaaattacaGGATGGTGCTGCAGTAACTGGTCTTGCTATAGCTGCTGCATCTTTGGTTGCAGTGAATGTCACAGGAAATGCAATTTATGATCCTATAGGCTCAATCATCGTTGGTAACCTGCTTGGTATGGTATGTTTTGTATTTCGTTATTATTTACACAGCTGAAATTGTAAAAGTTTATCAGTTTTCACATGGCATTGATTTATTTATAAGAATGTTCACTTGTTAattttcatttctattttcaATAAGTACAATATGATAAAAGATTGGATGGTGGTTGTTATTTTCAATGTTCATTTTGTTAAGATTGGTAATAGTTACATGGATTGATCACATTTGCACTAGATTGGCCATTTCATTCTAGTCTCACTTTGAGGTCTAGGTAAATCTAATTGGACCATCTACAGGTGGCTATATTTCTTATCCAGAGGAATCGGCATGCTTTGATTGGTAGAGCAATGGATGACAATGATATGGAGAAGGTTctgcaatttttaaaaaatgaccCGGTAGAACTGTAAGCCAATTAGTTTTCATTATGTGTGCTTTTTAGTCCACATGATTCTGAAGTTTGACATGTGTGTCTCTTTTGTTTGTAGGTTGTAGATGCTTTATATGATTGCAAAAGTGAGGTTATTGGACCTGGGTTCTTTAGATTTAAAGCAGAAATTGGTGATTCTCTTGCTTCTATTATTTTCTGTTCCGTCTCAAAGGCATTGCCTGATTGTTGGTCTATATTTTAGTAATTATCCAGTAGATATTTTTGATAAAGAGTGTTGGTACCTTTTAGATGAACACCATTTGTGTAGTCAATGACATGTGCATGCACAAATGTACATCACAGGTTCCAATTTCCACCAACGTGGATTTATATGATTGGTATAATGTAGTAGAACTTCTATCTCAATTATAGGTTGAATATGGAATATATTTGGACTTGACA
Coding sequences within it:
- the LOC126677720 gene encoding metal tolerance protein C4, whose amino-acid sequence is MQTSSRFLVSRLYHSQSVLKPYYCCSSSISYIFVQHPHTTALYSFLLNPTLANQAESRGFVTRCHSSSYYYHNHHRYLARRSFFRRAKQVKNIEIHDQHSQRAVTTALWCNFLVFSLKFGVWWTTSSHVMLAEVVHSVADFANQALLAYGLSSSRRAPDALHPYGYSKERFVWSLISAVGIFCLGCGATIVHGVQNLWTAHPPGNIQYAALVIGGSFVIEGASLLVAIQAVKKGAAAEGMTVRDYVWRGHDPTSVAVMTEDGAAVTGLAIAAASLVAVNVTGNAIYDPIGSIIVGNLLGMVAIFLIQRNRHALIGRAMDDNDMEKVLQFLKNDPVVDALYDCKSEVIGPGFFRFKAEIDFNGVVVVQNYLNRTGREEWARQFRAAAKEKDDDTALLNLMSNYGEDVVTALGSEVDRLEQEIQELVPGIRHVDIEAHNPIP